The Vibrio tubiashii ATCC 19109 genome has a segment encoding these proteins:
- the alaS gene encoding alanine--tRNA ligase: MYMSTDEVRNAFLKFFESKGHQIVDSSSLVPHNDPTLLFTNAGMNQFKDCFLGAEKRAYTRATTAQRCVRAGGKHNDLENVGFTARHHTFFEMLGNFSFGDYFKEDAIAFAWEFLTKTLGLPEEKLLVTVYETDDEAFEIWNKKVGVPADKIVRIGDKEGGKKFESDNFWTMGDTGPCGPCTEIFYDHGEHIWGGRPGTPEEDGDRFIEIWNNVFMQFNRHADGTMEPLPKPAVDTGMGIERISAIMQGVHSNYEIDVFQKLIKATAEVVGHDDLSNQSLRVIADHIRSCSFLIADGVMPSNEGRGYVLRRIIRRAVRHGNKLGAQGVFFHKLVGVLAEVMGSAAEELKKQQELVEKVLRIEEENFGRTLERGMVILNEALDVLEGKELDGETVFKLYDTYGFPADLTNDVARERDFTIDEAGFEKAMEEQRQRAREAGQFGTDYNATIKTEAESEFCGYTGTEGKSNVAEIFVDGEVVEALSAGDKAIIILGETPFYAESGGQCGDAGVLKTESGLFKVEDTQKLGNAIAHHGVLAEGVLAKGDEVQATVDAERRASISLNHSATHLLHAALRSVLGEHVTQKGSLVKPENLRFDFSHLEAVTPAELKEVERLVNAQVRRNHVIETNVMDIESAKQKGAMALFGEKYDDEVRVLSMGEFSTELCGGIHASNTGDIGLFKITSEGGIAAGIRRIEAVTGEAALDAIEAQQAKFEEKLAESASKAKSLEKEIQKLKDKMAAAESANIMAKAQEINGVKVLIAGMEGADPKNLRTMVDNAKNQMGSGVVMIANVNGDKIGLIAGVTKDLIGKVKAGDLVKMVAEQVGGKGGGRPDMAQAGGTDVAALPEAMKTVQPWLEERL; encoded by the coding sequence ATGTACATGAGCACTGATGAGGTTCGTAACGCGTTCCTTAAGTTCTTTGAAAGCAAAGGACACCAAATCGTAGACAGTTCATCGTTGGTTCCGCATAACGATCCAACCCTGCTATTTACAAACGCAGGTATGAACCAATTTAAAGATTGCTTCTTAGGTGCCGAAAAGCGTGCCTACACACGAGCAACTACGGCTCAGCGTTGTGTACGTGCGGGTGGTAAACATAACGACTTAGAGAATGTTGGTTTCACAGCTCGTCACCATACGTTTTTCGAAATGCTCGGTAACTTCAGCTTTGGTGATTACTTCAAAGAAGACGCGATTGCGTTTGCTTGGGAGTTCCTGACTAAGACTCTTGGTCTACCAGAAGAGAAGCTACTGGTGACGGTATACGAAACAGATGACGAAGCATTCGAGATCTGGAACAAGAAAGTAGGCGTGCCTGCTGACAAGATCGTTCGCATTGGCGACAAAGAAGGTGGCAAGAAGTTCGAGTCTGACAACTTCTGGACGATGGGCGATACAGGTCCTTGTGGTCCATGTACAGAAATCTTTTACGATCACGGTGAGCATATCTGGGGCGGTCGTCCTGGTACTCCAGAAGAAGACGGTGACCGTTTCATCGAGATCTGGAACAACGTATTCATGCAGTTTAACCGTCATGCAGATGGCACGATGGAGCCACTACCTAAGCCTGCTGTTGATACAGGTATGGGTATTGAACGTATTTCTGCAATCATGCAAGGCGTTCACTCAAACTACGAAATCGATGTATTCCAAAAGCTAATTAAAGCGACGGCTGAGGTTGTCGGTCACGACGATCTATCAAACCAGTCTCTACGCGTTATTGCTGACCACATCCGTTCTTGTTCATTCCTAATCGCTGATGGCGTTATGCCTTCAAACGAAGGTCGTGGTTACGTCCTACGTCGTATTATTCGTCGTGCCGTTCGTCACGGTAACAAGTTGGGCGCACAAGGCGTATTCTTCCACAAACTTGTTGGTGTACTTGCTGAAGTGATGGGCAGCGCTGCAGAAGAACTTAAGAAACAGCAAGAGCTTGTTGAGAAAGTACTTCGCATCGAGGAAGAGAACTTTGGTCGCACACTAGAGCGCGGCATGGTGATTCTTAATGAAGCACTTGATGTACTTGAAGGCAAAGAGCTAGACGGTGAAACAGTCTTCAAGCTTTACGATACTTACGGTTTCCCTGCTGACTTAACTAACGATGTGGCTCGTGAGCGTGACTTTACAATTGACGAAGCTGGCTTTGAGAAAGCGATGGAAGAGCAGCGCCAACGTGCTCGCGAAGCAGGCCAGTTTGGTACTGACTACAACGCAACGATCAAAACGGAAGCTGAGTCTGAGTTCTGTGGCTACACAGGTACCGAAGGTAAGAGTAATGTTGCTGAAATTTTCGTTGATGGTGAAGTAGTAGAGGCTCTATCGGCAGGCGACAAAGCGATCATCATCCTTGGTGAAACGCCATTCTATGCTGAGTCTGGCGGTCAATGTGGTGACGCTGGTGTTCTGAAGACTGAATCTGGTCTGTTTAAAGTAGAAGATACTCAGAAGTTAGGTAACGCAATTGCGCACCACGGTGTTCTTGCGGAAGGCGTTCTAGCGAAGGGTGATGAAGTACAAGCGACCGTTGATGCTGAGCGTCGTGCATCGATTTCTCTCAACCACTCTGCGACTCACCTATTACACGCAGCGCTACGTTCAGTACTAGGTGAACACGTTACGCAGAAAGGCTCGCTAGTTAAACCTGAAAACCTACGTTTTGACTTCTCACACCTAGAAGCGGTAACGCCAGCAGAGCTAAAAGAAGTTGAGCGCCTAGTGAATGCTCAAGTTCGTCGTAATCACGTTATTGAAACTAACGTAATGGACATCGAGTCAGCGAAGCAGAAAGGTGCAATGGCACTGTTCGGCGAAAAGTATGATGATGAGGTTCGCGTTCTATCAATGGGTGAGTTCTCTACCGAGCTTTGTGGTGGTATCCACGCATCAAACACGGGTGATATTGGCCTATTCAAGATCACTTCTGAAGGTGGTATCGCAGCAGGTATCCGCCGTATCGAAGCAGTAACAGGTGAAGCGGCACTAGACGCAATCGAAGCTCAACAAGCAAAGTTTGAAGAGAAGCTTGCAGAGTCAGCGTCGAAAGCAAAATCGCTAGAGAAAGAGATTCAGAAGCTTAAAGACAAGATGGCTGCAGCGGAAAGTGCCAACATCATGGCGAAAGCTCAAGAGATCAACGGCGTTAAAGTACTTATCGCAGGTATGGAAGGAGCGGATCCTAAGAACCTTCGTACTATGGTCGACAATGCTAAAAACCAAATGGGCAGCGGCGTTGTAATGATTGCCAACGTTAACGGTGACAAGATTGGTTTAATCGCGGGTGTGACTAAAGATCTTATCGGCAAAGTAAAAGCCGGTGACCTAGTGAAGATGGTTGCTGAGCAGGTTGGCGGTAAGGGTGGCGGTCGTCCTGATATGGCTCAAGCGGGTGGTACTGACGTTGCTGCTCTGCCTGAAGCAATGAAGACAGTTCAGCCATGGCTAGAAGAACGTCTTTAA
- the recX gene encoding recombination regulator RecX — protein sequence MFQRKPPTLSSKEAAIQLLSRRDHGEYELYQKLSLKGYEQDAIQEAVNFCIDHNYLDDLRYAKSQIRQHVYKGHGERRIRQELQQKRVADSVVDKAMEEEPQDWFELAKLAAEKKFKGIKAKDQKEYAKQVRFLQYRGYSFEQISYALSANDED from the coding sequence ATGTTTCAAAGAAAGCCACCGACATTATCGAGCAAAGAAGCCGCTATTCAATTGCTAAGTCGCCGAGATCATGGTGAATACGAGCTATACCAGAAATTAAGCCTGAAAGGTTATGAACAAGACGCTATTCAAGAGGCCGTGAACTTTTGTATCGATCACAATTATCTTGATGATCTGCGTTATGCCAAAAGCCAAATACGTCAACATGTCTACAAAGGCCATGGAGAGAGGCGCATCCGACAAGAATTGCAGCAGAAAAGAGTCGCGGACTCGGTGGTGGACAAAGCAATGGAAGAAGAACCACAAGATTGGTTCGAGTTAGCAAAACTAGCCGCAGAGAAGAAATTTAAAGGGATTAAAGCGAAAGACCAAAAAGAGTACGCCAAACAGGTGCGTTTTCTTCAATATCGTGGTTACAGCTTTGAACAAATTAGCTATGCGCTTAGCGCTAATGATGAGGACTGA
- the recA gene encoding recombinase RecA, translating to MDENKQKALAAALGQIEKQFGKGSIMRLGDNRAMDVETISTGSLSLDIALGAGGLPMGRIVEIYGPESSGKTTLTLECIAAAQKQGKTCAFIDAEHALDPVYAKKLGVDIDALLVSQPDTGEQALEICDALARSGAIDVMVVDSVAALTPKAEIEGEMGDSHMGLQARMLSQAMRKLTGNLKQSNCMCIFINQIRMKIGVMFGNPETTTGGNALKFYASVRLDIRRTGSIKEGDEVVGNETRIKVVKNKIAAPFKQAETQILYGAGFNREGELIDLGVKHKLVEKAGAWYSYNGDKIGQGKANAGKFLRENPQAAQAIDAKLREMLLSPAEVQPDDAELGEMPEQEL from the coding sequence ATGGACGAGAACAAACAGAAAGCGCTCGCCGCTGCGCTAGGTCAGATTGAAAAGCAATTCGGTAAAGGTTCAATCATGCGCCTTGGTGACAACCGCGCAATGGACGTAGAAACTATCTCTACAGGTTCACTTTCTTTGGATATCGCTTTGGGTGCTGGTGGCCTACCTATGGGTCGTATCGTAGAAATCTACGGTCCAGAATCTTCAGGTAAAACGACGCTGACACTTGAGTGTATTGCAGCAGCGCAAAAGCAAGGTAAAACTTGTGCCTTTATCGATGCTGAGCACGCTCTTGATCCTGTTTATGCTAAGAAGCTAGGTGTTGATATTGACGCGCTATTGGTTTCTCAGCCCGATACAGGTGAACAAGCTCTAGAAATCTGTGACGCGCTAGCACGTTCAGGCGCTATTGACGTAATGGTCGTCGACTCAGTTGCAGCATTAACTCCTAAAGCTGAAATCGAAGGCGAAATGGGCGACAGCCACATGGGTCTTCAAGCGCGTATGCTTTCTCAAGCAATGCGTAAGCTAACGGGTAACCTGAAGCAGTCTAACTGTATGTGTATCTTTATTAACCAGATTCGTATGAAAATTGGTGTGATGTTCGGTAACCCAGAAACAACCACAGGTGGTAACGCGCTTAAGTTCTACGCATCTGTTCGTCTTGATATTCGTCGTACTGGCTCTATCAAAGAAGGTGACGAAGTGGTTGGTAACGAAACTCGCATCAAGGTTGTTAAGAACAAGATTGCGGCACCATTTAAGCAAGCTGAAACGCAAATCCTTTACGGCGCAGGCTTTAACCGTGAAGGTGAGCTAATCGACCTAGGCGTTAAGCACAAGCTAGTTGAAAAGGCGGGTGCTTGGTACAGCTACAACGGCGATAAGATCGGTCAAGGTAAAGCGAACGCTGGTAAGTTCCTACGCGAGAACCCGCAAGCTGCACAAGCGATCGATGCTAAGCTACGTGAAATGCTACTGTCACCAGCTGAAGTTCAGCCAGATGATGCTGAGCTAGGTGAAATGCCAGAGCAAGAGCTATAA
- the pncC gene encoding nicotinamide-nucleotide amidase, which produces MESQQNLSQQLGELLNHHKLVMTTAESCTGGGVSAAITDIAGSSAWFDRAFITYSNEAKMEMLGVSAATLEQFGAVSEQTVVEMVEGAIQNSNANIGVSISGIAGPGGGTDLKPVGTVCFAWADSSDWKKVETVRFSGDRAQVRLQAVEHALKVLYVELSARNK; this is translated from the coding sequence ATGGAATCACAGCAAAATCTCTCTCAACAGTTAGGTGAGTTGCTAAATCATCATAAATTAGTCATGACCACCGCCGAATCTTGCACTGGTGGCGGTGTTTCTGCGGCAATTACTGATATTGCTGGCAGCTCAGCTTGGTTTGATCGCGCGTTTATCACCTATAGCAATGAAGCCAAGATGGAGATGCTCGGCGTGTCAGCGGCAACACTCGAACAGTTTGGCGCGGTTAGTGAACAAACTGTAGTTGAGATGGTTGAGGGGGCGATACAGAACTCAAATGCTAATATTGGCGTTTCAATCAGCGGTATCGCAGGGCCTGGAGGCGGTACTGATCTGAAACCAGTTGGAACCGTTTGTTTTGCTTGGGCTGATTCTAGCGATTGGAAAAAAGTAGAGACAGTGCGCTTTTCAGGCGACCGTGCGCAAGTTCGCCTACAGGCAGTCGAACACGCGTTAAAAGTACTGTACGTAGAACTGTCGGCAAGAAATAAATAG
- the mutS gene encoding DNA mismatch repair protein MutS, whose amino-acid sequence MMQQYLKLKAENPDILLFYRMGDFYELFYDDAKRASQLLDISLTKRGASAGEPIPMAGVPFHAVEGYLAKLVQLGESVAICEQIGDPATSKGPVERAVVRIVTPGTVTDEALLSERLDNLIAAIYYHDGKFGYATLDVTSGRFQLMEPETEEAMAAELQRTSPRELLFPEDFEPVQLMSSRNGNRRRPVWEFELDTAKQQLNQQFGTRDLVGFGVEHAKLGLCAAGCLIQYVKDTQRTALPHIRSLTFDRQDHSVILDAATRRNLEITHNLAGGTDNTLAEVLDHTATAMGSRMLKRWLHQPMRDIDTLNHRLDAISELKEVSLFADLHPVLKQIGDIERILARLALRSARPRDMARLRFAMQQLPELAESMSSLAHPYLSKLAQYAAPMDEVCELLERAIKDNPPVVIRDGGVIAEGYNAELDEWRKLADGATEYLEQMEQDERERHGIDSLKVGYNNVHGFFIQVSRGQSHLVPPHYVRRQTLKNAERYIIPELKEHEDKVLNSKSKALALEKQLWEELFDLLLPHLEQMQNVASAVSQIDVLQNLAERADSLGYCRPTLTKEVGIHIQAGRHPVVEQVMDDPFIANPIELNPQRKMLIITGPNMGGKSTYMRQTALIALMAHIGSYVPAESAQIGSIDRIFTRIGASDDLASGRSTFMVEMTETANILHNATANSLVLMDEIGRGTSTYDGLSLAWASAEWLAKELGSMTLFATHYFELTELPNQIPHLANVHLDALEHGDSIAFMHAVQEGAASKSYGLAVAGLAGVPKSVIKNARAKLTQLEQLGQEGEGVPRSSAVDIANQLSLIPEPSEVEEALSAIDPDDLTPRQALEELYRLKKLM is encoded by the coding sequence ATGATGCAGCAATATCTCAAGCTCAAAGCTGAGAACCCAGATATCTTGCTGTTTTATCGGATGGGAGATTTCTATGAGCTTTTCTACGATGATGCGAAGCGAGCATCTCAATTGCTCGATATTTCTCTGACTAAGAGAGGCGCTTCTGCCGGCGAGCCTATCCCAATGGCCGGTGTGCCATTTCATGCCGTGGAAGGTTATCTGGCAAAACTGGTTCAACTGGGTGAGTCTGTCGCTATTTGTGAACAGATTGGCGATCCTGCAACCAGTAAGGGGCCAGTTGAGCGCGCTGTTGTTCGCATTGTCACACCGGGTACCGTCACCGACGAGGCACTGCTCTCTGAAAGGCTAGATAACCTGATTGCTGCCATCTATTACCACGACGGCAAATTTGGTTATGCGACTTTGGATGTGACCTCAGGTCGGTTCCAATTAATGGAACCTGAAACCGAAGAAGCGATGGCGGCAGAGCTGCAACGCACTTCGCCACGTGAACTGCTTTTCCCGGAAGATTTTGAACCTGTTCAGCTGATGTCTTCGCGTAACGGTAATCGTCGTCGCCCAGTTTGGGAGTTTGAGCTTGATACCGCTAAGCAGCAATTAAACCAGCAATTTGGCACGCGCGATCTTGTGGGTTTCGGAGTGGAACACGCGAAACTTGGACTCTGCGCAGCAGGTTGTTTGATTCAATATGTCAAAGATACTCAGCGCACCGCACTACCACACATTCGATCGTTGACCTTTGACAGACAAGATCACTCCGTTATTTTGGATGCCGCGACACGACGTAATCTAGAAATTACTCACAATCTGGCTGGCGGCACAGACAACACCTTAGCTGAAGTGCTAGATCATACTGCGACAGCTATGGGTAGCCGTATGCTCAAACGTTGGTTACATCAGCCGATGCGCGACATCGACACGCTGAATCATCGTTTAGATGCTATTTCTGAATTAAAAGAAGTGTCACTGTTTGCTGATCTTCACCCTGTGTTAAAGCAGATCGGTGATATCGAACGTATTCTTGCTCGCTTAGCTCTACGTAGTGCAAGACCTCGTGATATGGCTCGCCTTCGTTTTGCGATGCAGCAATTACCTGAGCTAGCAGAGTCGATGAGTTCATTGGCTCACCCATACTTATCCAAACTGGCTCAGTACGCTGCGCCAATGGACGAGGTATGTGAGCTACTAGAGCGCGCAATCAAAGATAACCCACCTGTCGTTATTCGTGATGGTGGTGTGATTGCTGAAGGCTATAACGCAGAACTCGATGAGTGGCGTAAGCTAGCGGATGGGGCAACAGAATACCTTGAGCAAATGGAGCAGGATGAACGCGAACGTCACGGTATCGATAGCCTAAAAGTGGGTTACAACAACGTACATGGTTTCTTCATCCAGGTGAGCCGTGGTCAAAGCCATTTAGTTCCTCCCCATTATGTCCGTCGTCAGACATTAAAAAATGCAGAGCGTTACATTATCCCAGAGCTCAAAGAGCATGAAGATAAAGTGCTTAACTCTAAGTCGAAAGCACTCGCTCTGGAGAAGCAGCTTTGGGAAGAGCTATTTGATCTCTTATTACCACATTTAGAACAAATGCAAAACGTCGCTTCTGCGGTGTCGCAGATCGATGTATTGCAAAACTTAGCTGAGCGCGCAGACAGCCTAGGTTACTGTCGTCCTACTTTGACTAAAGAAGTGGGCATTCATATTCAAGCAGGCCGTCACCCTGTGGTTGAACAAGTAATGGACGACCCATTTATTGCCAACCCTATTGAGCTAAACCCACAGCGTAAAATGTTGATCATTACTGGTCCGAATATGGGTGGTAAGTCAACTTACATGCGCCAAACCGCATTGATTGCGCTGATGGCCCACATTGGTTCTTATGTGCCTGCAGAGTCCGCTCAAATTGGTTCTATTGATCGCATCTTTACCCGTATTGGTGCTTCTGACGATCTAGCCTCTGGTCGCTCGACCTTTATGGTTGAGATGACGGAGACAGCAAACATCCTCCACAACGCCACAGCCAATAGTTTAGTTTTGATGGATGAAATCGGTCGCGGTACCAGCACCTATGACGGACTGTCTCTTGCGTGGGCAAGTGCCGAGTGGCTAGCTAAAGAGCTAGGCTCAATGACCCTGTTTGCGACTCACTATTTCGAGCTAACAGAGCTACCTAATCAGATCCCACACTTAGCCAACGTTCACCTAGATGCATTGGAACATGGCGACAGTATTGCCTTTATGCACGCTGTCCAAGAAGGGGCTGCAAGTAAATCTTATGGTCTAGCGGTAGCGGGCTTGGCAGGCGTACCTAAGAGTGTGATTAAAAACGCGCGCGCTAAGCTGACACAGCTAGAACAGTTAGGCCAAGAAGGTGAAGGTGTACCTCGTTCAAGTGCTGTAGACATCGCCAACCAACTTAGTCTGATTCCAGAGCCAAGTGAGGTTGAAGAAGCACTATCTGCGATTGACCCTGATGACTTAACACCAAGGCAAGCATTAGAAGAGCTTTATCGACTGAAAAAGTTGATGTGA